The Peribacillus simplex genome contains the following window.
AGAGGCAGCATGGCGCAAATGGTTGCTACAGCCGTCATAATGATCGGACGGAATCTCGTAGCTGTCGCTTCAACGATCGCATCTCGGATAATCATTTTTTCTTCGTTTTGCTTGACTCGATCGAGAAGCACAATAGCGTTTGTCACTACAATTCCAATTAACATGAGCGCACCCAACAGTGCTGTAATATCCACTGGAATTCGACTGATCACCAATCCTAACACCGCTCCGATAGCAGCGAACGGCAATGAAAATAAAATGGCGATCGGTGCTTTAATTGATTTAAAGGTTAAAACCATGATCAGAAAGACGATGCCTATCGAAATTAACATCGTAAGGAACAAATCGGTAAAATCATCTGCTTGCTGGGCACTGGCCCCTCCAACATAAATGTCTACATCCTTCGGAATATCAAGGCCCTTGGTCTCCTTGTCTCCAAATATCTCAAGATTTATTTTGCTGGCAATATCAGACAGTTTGGGAGGATCGACCGTTGCCGTTAATTGAAGATACGTTTCTCCGTCTTTATGGAACTGTGTTGTGGCACTCTCCTCGCTCTTTAAAGAAGCAACTTTTGATACCGGGACTAAACCGCCGTCTGTCATTATAGGTATATTCTTTAAATCCTTTGGTTTTTTAGGATCTAAGATTGGTTCAAGGACTACAGGTGTCTGCTTATCCGCAAGCGTGATATTGCCGATTGGGGTTTTATTGAGCATGATACCAAGTTGTTGACCTATTTGTTCTGTGTTGCCTTTAGCCGGATCTACCTTGAATGAATAAATGGTTTTCTTTTCGTCCTGGTTCGTTGTAACATCTTCAATCCCTTTAATATCTTGAATATTTCCTTTGATCTTATTAGCTGTCAGCTCCAAGTCTTCCGCACTGCTGCCAATTACATCAATCGTAATGTTCGTCTTTGAAGCCCCCATCATAAATGAAGAGGCGGTGGTCGTAAGCTTCGCACCAGGATAGTTTTCTTTTTGCTTTTCGATTTCCTCCAAGATGGTATCTATGTTTGCTTTATCCTTCACTAAGAGACCGAATGTAGCTTCTGTAGGTGATGTGACTGCGCCGTATTGAGCACTTTCGGCGGAGTTTCCTAATTGCATGAACACATTATCCACATCACTCATATCCTGCATTTTCTCTTCGAGTTCTATCGCCTTTTCTTTTACTTTATCAAAGGGCTGATCATTTGGATAAGTCAACGTCACTGAGACATAATCAGCTGAAGAATTGTCAATCGCCCCTTTTGGCATGGCAAAATATGTACCAATGGAACCGACAAACAACAGCAACGCAACAATCAGAACAACCCATTTATGGTTTAATGACCAGGTAACCAGCTTGGTAAAACGCTTAGCTGGTCGATGTTTTGGCAGCTTCGCTCTTTTCAGCAATCCCGCACTCATTAAAGGAACAACCGTTAATGCGACAATTAAAGATGCCAGCAATGAATAAGTGACCGTTAAAGCGAAAGGAAGCAGAAACTCTTGAAGCCCTCCGTTCAATAAGGCTACAGGCAAGAAAACGGCTACAGTAGTAAGGGTTGAAGCTGTTATCGCCACTCCCACCTCTTTTATTGCCTCCATCACCAATTGGATGGAAATCTTCTCCTGCTGCATTTTCCGGAAAATATTTTCAATAACAACAATACTATCGTCCACTAAGCGCCCAATGGCTACAGCGACACCGCCTAGCGTTAAAATATTCAGCGTCACTCCCGACAATGACAGCAAGAATAACGTAAAGCCAAGAGATAGCGGTATGGACACGATTGTAATAAATGTAGACCGTATATTTCGTAAAAAGACCATGATCACAATGGTGGCGAATAGGGCACCAAGCAGCACTTCTTTTACCATCGTCTGAACGGAAGTCTCCACCATATCAGCTGTAGATAAATAGATGGTCGATTTCTGGTCACTATATTTTTCATTGATTTCTTTTGTTGTTTTTTCAACCTCTTTACTGATTGTGACAGCATTTGATTGGCTGTCCTTGATAATGCTAATATCAATGCTTTCTTTTCCATTGAAACGACTGATGAGATTACCATCCTTCGCTTCATCAACTTTCGCTATCTCTCCAAGTGTGACATTTGGAGTGACCTTTAACGCTTTTAATTTTTCAATACTTGTTAAATCCCCGATAACCTTTATGTTACTAGCCTTCCCATCGATCACTTTTTCGCCTACGGCTAGAGCTGTATTCTGACCGTTAAGGACACTCATGACATCTTGGATCGAAACTTTCTTTTTAGCCAATTGTTCATTATCCACTTTGACTGAAAGAACAGATTGGGAAATTCCAAATGTCTGTACATCCGAAACTCCTTTAATATCTTTATACAGAGGCTCTAATTCCTTCTTCGTCAAGTCTATATTTTCAGCTGTTAATCCGTCCTTAAAAGTAACAGCTATAAATGAAATGGGAATCATTGATGTATTTAGCTGTGTAACAGTCGGTTTTGCCATGCTTTGTGGCAATGCTACATTGTCTAAAGCCTCTTTAACATCAAGTTTTGCTTGTTTCATATCCGATCCGGATTCAAAGAATAGATCTACTTTTGAAAACCCATCTCCAGTGGTCGAATATACTGAACTCTTTCCTTTTACTCCTGTAACAGCTCTTTCAATCGGATCTGTAACTTGTGTTTCCATCGTTTTCGAATCAGTGCCCTGTCCCATCGTGATAATCGTAACTTGTGGATTATCAGCAGATGGTAAAAATTCCATCGGCAATTTAAAATAACTAACAACACCTATCAACAAAATAAATATGGTTACCAACGAAACGGCAGCCTTGTTCTTAAACGACCACTTAGTAAAAAATTCCACACACACATCTCCCTTGATTGTAAATTAAAGAAAATAATTCCATTTTAATATTACCATATATTACTAATGATGGTGTATGAAAATTATAACTTTTTACCCAGAATTTACGTGGTATGGCAGGGCCTTTCGCTCCACATAAAAAAGGGCTGCCGCAGCAACCTCATTTATCAAAACTTTATTACTTGTAACCTTTTAAAAAAAGCATAATGATCGCCAATATGATAAGACAGATAAATAATAAAGGTCCGATGCCTGAACTATACACGAAGTATACAGTGATATTGCGGAAAGCCATCACAACAAGGAATAGGAGTAACAGGATCCCTAAAATAATGATCAGAGCGGTATTTTTATTCCGATACAACGTAACCAGCCCCATTTTTAAAGCTTTATTTGTACGAAAGCATGCCCCACAACATCATTCCGTTAAGAAACAATATGCCGCCAACATTTTGTACTATTCAGTATTTCGTTAAATACCTTTTTAGTAGCGGGAAAATAAAAAAGGGTTGTACAATTTGAACGTTGATTGGAACGTAGGGCACTCGCTTTCCGCGGGCGGTCCGCCCTCGGCTTGCGACTGCGGGGTCTCCCCTAGACACGCTTTTCCCGCAGGAGTCTCGTACACCCGCTCCAATCACTTTGTTTTAACATTTAGATGGAGCCCCTTTTGCTAGAAGGATTAAAACTTGAGGACATAAGGATGCTTTTTAAACATGATTCTATTAAGCGAGATCAACTTGAAATGATTACTTTAGATCAACTGATCCAGCGAACCATTTGGTTCGTAAAATGGAGGCCGCCATTGGTGTTGGGGACAATTGTAACACTTGGAAATACGCATGATAGTCACATCTTAGAGCCACTTGTTGGACAAGTAATTGAAAAAGTTGGGAAACCAGAAGCTGCTGCTGCAGATGCAGCTTATAAAACACCGGCGATTACAAGCTATCTATTTGGTCATAAAATAACACCGGCTTTACCGTATTCACGTCCTCGAACAAAAGAAGGATTCTTCTGCAAACATGACTATGTTTACGATGAACATTTTGATTGTTACCCTTGCCCATCGTACGAGATTTTAAAGTACTCAACAACGAATAAAGAGGGCTATCTCGAGTACAAATCACTAAAACACATTTGTGTGACCTGTCCATTTTTATCAAAGTGTACCGAAAGTAAAGACCATCAAGAACCTTGTCATGTCCAATTGGCCATCTTCTTTATATTCATGGCAGGGAATTTCAAAAGGGGTTCGGAATGTTTTAATTCCGAACCCCTTTTGTCTACAAACTGAAAGGGTTGCCGCAGCAACCCTTTTTCCCGAAACTGTAAAAATGAGCCTACAACTCTTGAAGTTCATTGACCGTTAAAAACGTATACCCTTCGTTCGTTAACTCTTGTATTATCCCTTCAATCGCTTGAAGTTCTTTACCCGTATCATCATACATCGGATGCATCAGGATGATCGAACCTGGTTTTATATTTTCCTTCACATACTTCACTTTATCAGAAGCTGAAGTGTAATAGCTATCTGGTTCCAGATTCCAGGTAATGGTTTCTCTATCATTTTTATTTAAGTAATATGGCAAGCCAACGATCTTTTTCCCATTTGGTGGCCGAACGTCAATTTCACCCTTATATCCGGAGTTTTGAATTAATTTATCCGTTTTCTCGATTTCCGCTTTGATATAGGACGGCGATTTAAAAACCATTCGCCTGTGGGAATACGTGTGATTCCCAATCTGGTGTCCGGCTTCCGCAATTTTCCCAGCTTCCTCTGGGTACTTTTCGATTTCGTTACCAATCAGGAAGAATGTAGCTTTTACATCGTATTTATTCAATAACGGCAGGATCTGATTTACATTCTTCGATGGACCATCATCAAAAGTCAAAGCGACCACTTTTTGATCCGTCTCTACCTTATCGGTTAATCCTCCGAATACCTGATATGTTCTCGAATTCATCAATTTATACGTACCCAGCAATAGGAGGAAAACAACCAGGATTCCCAACCCACTGAATCTCAGTTTCTTTTTCATGACTATGGCCTATCTTTCTAAAAGTTTTTAAATTCATGACTATTATAGCAAATCACTGAATGAAAACTTTATTGTACTCTCCCGAACGAATCGTCCACATTCACTTTTACATGGATCAATTCAAAACGCTCACACACCAGCAGCATATCTCCTTTAAAGGTTTGGCCTATTTTTTCCAATGCTTCTTTCAACCATTTTTCATGTGCATCCCACCAGTATGTATATGTTCGATCTCCTTCCCCTTCTGCAATCGCAAACTCTGCACTCACTTCGTTCATCGGCAATACTTCGACCTTCACTGTTTGGATGATGGCTAAGGGCTTATCTTCGCTACTTAAAACAATGCTGTAATCACCCACGGATGGTAATGGTTCATTTTCCTTTTCATAAAAAACATAACCAGAGCAAGTAGCCGTTTTTATCCCATCCATCACTAATTGAGCCAAATGATCGGGATCAGCCCCGAATTGCCACGCACTGACTGACTGAGGTTTTTCTTCACCTTTCCCTTGCCAAAATTCATTCCAATATAATTCCGCTTTAACATTCATTCTATGATCTCTCCATTCTATTTTGTCCTATTTAAAGGCTGACCCGCTGCTTTTAAGAGAAATGCATAAATGATCAAGTCACGCATGATTCGCCTTTTCATGTTCTCAACTAAGTCCCCATTCTAAATCGCCTAATATCGGAATCACCAGTTTCATAATGTCAAATGACACTTCAAAACCCTTGGAGTAACTGGATCAAAACAAAAATCCCCGCTAAAAAACTTAGCCGTTATTACTAATGTTGTAACAACTTTTGATAAAAGAGTGACAAAAGGTAACTTGTGTATATGACAAGCGATTTGCGATATTCAGTTAGACCATTCA
Protein-coding sequences here:
- a CDS encoding polysaccharide deacetylase family protein, with the translated sequence MKKKLRFSGLGILVVFLLLLGTYKLMNSRTYQVFGGLTDKVETDQKVVALTFDDGPSKNVNQILPLLNKYDVKATFFLIGNEIEKYPEEAGKIAEAGHQIGNHTYSHRRMVFKSPSYIKAEIEKTDKLIQNSGYKGEIDVRPPNGKKIVGLPYYLNKNDRETITWNLEPDSYYTSASDKVKYVKENIKPGSIILMHPMYDDTGKELQAIEGIIQELTNEGYTFLTVNELQEL
- a CDS encoding ASCH domain-containing protein, with the protein product MNVKAELYWNEFWQGKGEEKPQSVSAWQFGADPDHLAQLVMDGIKTATCSGYVFYEKENEPLPSVGDYSIVLSSEDKPLAIIQTVKVEVLPMNEVSAEFAIAEGEGDRTYTYWWDAHEKWLKEALEKIGQTFKGDMLLVCERFELIHVKVNVDDSFGRVQ
- a CDS encoding efflux RND transporter permease subunit; the encoded protein is MEFFTKWSFKNKAAVSLVTIFILLIGVVSYFKLPMEFLPSADNPQVTIITMGQGTDSKTMETQVTDPIERAVTGVKGKSSVYSTTGDGFSKVDLFFESGSDMKQAKLDVKEALDNVALPQSMAKPTVTQLNTSMIPISFIAVTFKDGLTAENIDLTKKELEPLYKDIKGVSDVQTFGISQSVLSVKVDNEQLAKKKVSIQDVMSVLNGQNTALAVGEKVIDGKASNIKVIGDLTSIEKLKALKVTPNVTLGEIAKVDEAKDGNLISRFNGKESIDISIIKDSQSNAVTISKEVEKTTKEINEKYSDQKSTIYLSTADMVETSVQTMVKEVLLGALFATIVIMVFLRNIRSTFITIVSIPLSLGFTLFLLSLSGVTLNILTLGGVAVAIGRLVDDSIVVIENIFRKMQQEKISIQLVMEAIKEVGVAITASTLTTVAVFLPVALLNGGLQEFLLPFALTVTYSLLASLIVALTVVPLMSAGLLKRAKLPKHRPAKRFTKLVTWSLNHKWVVLIVALLLFVGSIGTYFAMPKGAIDNSSADYVSVTLTYPNDQPFDKVKEKAIELEEKMQDMSDVDNVFMQLGNSAESAQYGAVTSPTEATFGLLVKDKANIDTILEEIEKQKENYPGAKLTTTASSFMMGASKTNITIDVIGSSAEDLELTANKIKGNIQDIKGIEDVTTNQDEKKTIYSFKVDPAKGNTEQIGQQLGIMLNKTPIGNITLADKQTPVVLEPILDPKKPKDLKNIPIMTDGGLVPVSKVASLKSEESATTQFHKDGETYLQLTATVDPPKLSDIASKINLEIFGDKETKGLDIPKDVDIYVGGASAQQADDFTDLFLTMLISIGIVFLIMVLTFKSIKAPIAILFSLPFAAIGAVLGLVISRIPVDITALLGALMLIGIVVTNAIVLLDRVKQNEEKMIIRDAIVEATATRFRPIIMTAVATICAMLPLLYKKAETGSLVSQSLAIVVIGGLAVSTLLTLIVIPCIYELLYFKKSKKQRRKKREPVNEHIEM